From Cellulosimicrobium sp. ES-005, one genomic window encodes:
- a CDS encoding PQQ-dependent sugar dehydrogenase codes for MPADRSSAPRAWPAVVVGAAVVLLAACTPDGPEPAPGPSVTTAPEAGGVETTAPVPAPALVVVPEVRVDVTEVAAGLSAPWGLAALADGTLLVSLRDERGLVVVDPATGAVEPVTGPGADDLRDGTVATGEAGVLGVAVGPEGGAAPGEVFVYRTADGGNEVLRGTLAGRELSSLTPVLQGVPAASTHDGGRLAFGPDGFLYVTTGDAQQRGAAQVAGALNGKILRLTVDGAPAPGNPDPASPVWSLGHRNVQGIAWDVTGRMLASEFGQDTFDELNVVVPGGNYGWPEVEGVGGAASGFVDPVATWSTAEASPSGLAVTREGAYLAGLRGQTLWRVPFATPDGGGSADAFGPPQAVLTDRGRLRAVLVDPATPLGDDGSAVLYVLTNNTDGRGDPRDGDDRLLRVTVAPAG; via the coding sequence ATGCCTGCCGACCGGTCGTCCGCGCCCCGGGCGTGGCCCGCGGTCGTGGTGGGGGCCGCCGTCGTGCTGCTGGCGGCGTGCACGCCCGACGGTCCGGAACCCGCACCGGGTCCGTCGGTCACGACCGCCCCCGAGGCCGGCGGCGTCGAGACGACCGCGCCGGTGCCCGCGCCCGCCCTCGTCGTCGTGCCCGAGGTGCGCGTGGACGTGACCGAGGTGGCGGCCGGGCTCTCCGCGCCGTGGGGGCTCGCGGCGCTCGCGGACGGGACGCTGCTCGTCTCCCTGCGCGACGAGCGCGGCCTGGTCGTCGTCGACCCGGCGACGGGCGCCGTCGAGCCCGTCACGGGCCCGGGGGCGGACGACCTGCGCGACGGCACGGTCGCGACGGGCGAGGCGGGCGTGCTCGGGGTCGCGGTCGGGCCCGAGGGCGGTGCGGCCCCGGGGGAGGTGTTCGTCTACCGGACCGCCGACGGCGGCAACGAGGTGCTGCGGGGGACGCTCGCCGGCCGCGAGCTGTCGAGCCTCACCCCGGTCCTGCAGGGTGTCCCGGCGGCGTCGACGCACGACGGCGGCCGGCTCGCGTTCGGGCCGGACGGCTTCCTGTACGTGACGACGGGGGACGCGCAGCAGCGCGGCGCGGCGCAGGTCGCGGGTGCGCTCAACGGCAAGATCCTGCGCCTGACGGTGGACGGCGCGCCCGCGCCGGGGAACCCGGACCCGGCCTCGCCGGTGTGGAGCCTGGGGCACCGCAACGTCCAGGGGATCGCGTGGGACGTGACGGGCCGCATGCTCGCGTCGGAGTTCGGCCAGGACACGTTCGACGAGCTCAACGTCGTCGTGCCGGGCGGGAACTACGGCTGGCCGGAGGTCGAGGGAGTGGGCGGCGCGGCGTCGGGGTTCGTGGACCCGGTGGCGACGTGGTCGACGGCGGAGGCCTCGCCGAGCGGGCTGGCCGTGACCCGTGAGGGCGCGTACCTGGCGGGGCTGCGGGGGCAGACGTTGTGGCGCGTGCCGTTCGCGACGCCCGACGGCGGAGGGTCGGCCGACGCGTTCGGCCCGCCCCAGGCCGTGCTCACGGACCGGGGTCGGCTGCGCGCCGTCCTGGTGGACCCCGCGACGCCGCTCGGCGACGACGGGAGCGCCGTGCTGTACGTGCTGACCAACAACACCGACGGACGAGGGGACCCGCGCGACGGCGACGACCGGCTGCTGCGGGTCACGGTGGCGCCCGCCGGGTGA